A window from Chitinophaga filiformis encodes these proteins:
- a CDS encoding winged helix-turn-helix transcriptional regulator: MKKFKEHTSTCPIVHMMTYIGGKWKPIILGRLLNGTVRFGKLAAQIPDISRKILTEQLKELEGDGLIIRHSYNEKPPRVEYELSEIGQSVIPVLLAMTALGEQMHNAITKHKRGVMQAQ; encoded by the coding sequence ATGAAGAAATTCAAAGAACATACATCCACTTGTCCCATCGTTCATATGATGACCTATATTGGCGGGAAATGGAAACCCATTATCCTGGGGCGGTTGTTAAACGGAACTGTCCGGTTTGGAAAGCTGGCAGCGCAAATACCGGATATATCGCGTAAGATATTGACTGAACAACTGAAAGAGTTGGAGGGGGATGGATTAATTATCCGGCATAGCTATAACGAGAAGCCGCCGCGGGTTGAATATGAGTTAAGCGAGATCGGACAGTCGGTTATCCCTGTTTTATTGGCAATGACTGCTTTAGGGGAGCAAATGCATAATGCGATAACTAAGCATAAGCGTGGGGTTATGCAGGCGCAGTGA
- a CDS encoding SDR family oxidoreductase, translating into MESTQTTNGVLNGKIALVTGGTKGIGRAIVKRLQQAGATVIVTARNQPEEQDATYTFIPADLARTEEVNKVANFIHEQFGHIDILINNMGANTFPGGGFSTLTDEHWNQALQINLLSSVRLDRALLPKMLERKSGVIIHISTTSSQFTLWEATMAYSAAKAALNTYSKALATEVAGKGIRVVTVSPGLNKTEAMTAFLEDCAKQAGITVEEMTENLFRRVGGVPLGRMAAPEETAELVYFLVTPAASYITGANLTIDGGNFPVVN; encoded by the coding sequence ATGGAAAGTACACAAACAACCAATGGGGTATTAAACGGTAAAATTGCCCTGGTAACCGGGGGAACAAAAGGTATTGGCAGAGCTATCGTTAAAAGATTACAGCAGGCAGGCGCAACTGTTATTGTCACGGCCAGAAACCAACCGGAAGAACAGGATGCTACATATACTTTCATTCCTGCCGACCTGGCACGGACTGAAGAGGTAAACAAAGTAGCCAATTTCATTCATGAGCAATTCGGGCACATCGACATACTGATCAATAACATGGGCGCAAACACATTTCCGGGAGGAGGATTTAGTACCCTGACCGACGAACACTGGAACCAGGCCCTGCAGATCAACCTGCTTTCTTCAGTTCGCCTGGACAGGGCTTTGCTACCTAAAATGCTGGAGCGCAAAAGTGGCGTGATCATTCATATCTCCACTACCAGCAGTCAGTTCACCCTCTGGGAAGCCACTATGGCTTATAGTGCTGCAAAAGCGGCATTGAACACCTACAGCAAAGCATTGGCTACAGAGGTGGCCGGCAAAGGTATAAGAGTTGTCACTGTATCTCCCGGTTTAAATAAAACAGAAGCTATGACCGCCTTTCTGGAGGATTGTGCCAAACAGGCCGGTATTACTGTAGAAGAAATGACTGAGAACCTTTTCCGGAGAGTAGGCGGTGTACCACTGGGAAGAATGGCCGCGCCGGAAGAAACGGCTGAACTGGTTTACTTCCTGGTAACACCTGCGGCATCCTATATTACCGGTGCGAATCTCACTATTGATGGCGGAAACTTCCCGGTAGTTAACTAA